Within Desulfolithobacter dissulfuricans, the genomic segment CAATGTGATCGACAGGGGCTTAATCAAGGACGCCTATTTTGGCGGATATTTCATGGTTACGACCAGGGACGGTAAATCTTTCAAAGGGTACTACACACCGTTTCACGCAGAGGCATTCGGGTCTATCGCCGAGATGGAAAAGGACAAACCAGATAGATTGAAAAAATTTCAGTCAGTAACTGCATACGCAAAAAAACGGTAAGAGGTTGAATCAATGTCGAAGGATTCAAACAGCAGAAACGACACCAATGCAACAATCGTCACCACTGACCAGGGGCACATTGAACGCCCTAAAAATTTACTGAATGCCATTTCTGACATACAGCAGTTTTATGTGATTGAAAAAGAAGGTCAGGATATTCCATGTGAATTTCTTACAATAGAACGCACTCTCGATTTTTTTAAAATAGGGATCAAGAGCGGCTTCCATGAGGGTTTAGCATTGGCATTGCTCATGCCGTTTATTTCGTTTTACATGCTTCCTTTTATATTAAAAGAACCTGACACGTTTACAAAAATTTTATTTGGATCTCTTCCTTACATGGTGCTGGTCGTTAATACACTGCTGTGTAGCTATGTCAGCCGTTACTATGTTGGCAACATAACCAGAAAATCTATCAATTCGCTTTTTGGCGGACGAATAATGTCTTTGATTACAAAAGCGTTCTTAATATATGTATTTTATCTTGTATTGTATCGCATAAGCACTCCAGAAAGAGTGTGGGAACTATCTCAATACATTTCAAAGAACTTAGGCTTGAATCCAAAATCACTGTATTATGGATACCTGAAAATCAAACCATATTTAGTTCCGGTTGCCACAGAGAGCGCTGTACTGATGGTAGTAGGAGCGGTGGTCCCATACGGGATGGTATATTCACTGGACATATGGAATCGGTATAAAAGCAAACGTAATGAGCGGATCATTTCCGCAAAATAAAACATATCAAAATGCAAAAGTGGAGGAATCATGGAAAACACCAAGAACTCTGAATCAACGAACGAGAGAAAAGTGGATTGGAACGAAATTGTTGAACGAAAAATATTTATGGCAAAAGAACGGGGTTCTCGTGTAATCAGAATCAATTCGCCTTTCGGTTTTATCATGTTCAACATCATGCGCCAGTTTGACCAGGCTTATGCCAACTTCAAGGGCAAGCTCGGTGAACCTGGCGGCATCACCCATGAGGAAGGTGCCAAGCTCATGGAAGAGGCCCAGGAGATCGCGTTGGCTTTTTCGAGGTTCACGGCCCGCCTGAGCAGAAAAGTCGGGTTCAAGTATCGCGTGCCTCGGGATTTAAAGGAGTTCAAGGCACTCAGAGAAGCGGCAGCGGCAGACAGCAAAAAGACAGAACCAGTCGAAAATTAACCGATTAACGGTAAAAAAAAATTAAAAGGAGAGAAGCTGATGAACAAAGGTGACCTGATCAGCAAGGTGGCTCAGGAAAACAACATGAGCAAGGCGGACGCCAAAAGAATGGTGAATAATATCCTGAACACTATCTCCACCGCATTGGTCGACGGTGACAGCAGGGTTTCCCTGGCCGATTTCGGTATTTTTACAGTCGTTACCCGGCCAGCACGGGAGGGCCGGAATCCAAAAACCGGCGAGGTTATTCAAATCAAGGAGCGAAAGGCGGTCAAGTTCAAGCCCAGCACAAAGCTGCTCGAAAAATTCTGACATTGCTGCCACCCCCGCTGCACGGTCTCCAGCAGGGGTGGCAATAACTATCAACCTTTGCCGCTGGCAGTTCCAGAGCCCTTTGCTCCTTTCTGTTTCCGCGCCTCAATGGCCTTACGCAGATTTTCGGGCAACCCGCGCTCCTTGCCTGATTTGGAACGCCGCTCGGAAAGGGATTTCGCACACAGGGGCTGGCGAGCGGAAAAACCATATTTTTTCCTGTATTCCTTTGCTGTGAGCCCATGAGACTCCAGATGTTTAGGAGAAATCATTTTAAATTCCTGCCCGCACTCAAGACAAACAATAACATTGCGTTTGATGGACTTCTTCGGGTCCATTACAGGCTTATCTTCCTTCGGTTCGTCTACTGAAACTTCTGCATCCCTGAGAGATTTAAGGGTATTGAATACCTTACCCAGGGAATCTACCACCTCTTCAGTACTCATCGGATTGACCATGGCCTGAGATTTTACGATGCCAGCAGCAATTTCAACAAGAGTTTTTTCCATAAAAATCCTCCATGAAACTTTAAGTTATTTGCTTAATAACTCATATGGTATATATAGCATATATAGTATACAAAAAAATATCATCAAGTCAATACGAATGGTCTTGAAAATTTTAATATCAAATAATATTTCTTAATGAAGATATTTACATTGGAGAAAAAATGAGAAGAAATTCTATTATCCTTTCGTTTATTATTATATTTTCCTGGTTTTCATTGTCCTTCGCATGGAACGGACAAGTGATTGGTGTGGCAGATGGCGATACCATCACAGTCGTAAAGAATGGTCAAAAAGTTAAGGTCCGGCTCTACGGGATCGACACACCAGAAAAAAGACAACCATTTGGCCAGAAGGCAAAAAAGTTCACCAATTCATTGGTACGGAAAAAAACAGTATATGTTGAACCGATAGACAAGGACAGGTACGGAAGGACTGTAGGGCTGGTGTACATTAACGGCCAGAACGTCAACGAACTACTGGTCAAGGAAGGGTATGCCTGGGTTTACCGGAAATATTGCAGAGAATCTTTTTGTGACGACTGGATGCGGCACGAAAAACAGGCACAGGATGGAAAGTTAGGATTGTGGGCTGATAGCGCCCCTGTGCCGCCCTGGGAATGGAGGCATAAAAAAAAGAATGATACTGCTGTTGCAGACAGCATGTATCACGGAAACATCAAGAGCAAAATATTCCACAAAAAATCATGCAGATACTACAACTGCAAAGATTGTGTCGCGTCGTTCAAGAAACGGGAAAAAGCAATATCGGAAGGATACAGGCCATGCAAGCTATGCAAACCTTAAAAATCGGTGCTTCCGGAAATTCAGTGGGTAAATCCCCTGGTTTCATTCCCTCAACTACCCCTTCGGGTTGATTGTGAGGGGTAGTTGAGGGAATGAAACTAGTTCCCACCTGGCTCCTGGTGGCGATTTTCAGGCTATCACGCTACATTTGTCTCCAAACCATGAATTCTGGAGGTGCGATATGCGTGATATTGACCTAT encodes:
- a CDS encoding recombinase, producing MENTKNSESTNERKVDWNEIVERKIFMAKERGSRVIRINSPFGFIMFNIMRQFDQAYANFKGKLGEPGGITHEEGAKLMEEAQEIALAFSRFTARLSRKVGFKYRVPRDLKEFKALREAAAADSKKTEPVEN
- a CDS encoding HU family DNA-binding protein — encoded protein: MNKGDLISKVAQENNMSKADAKRMVNNILNTISTALVDGDSRVSLADFGIFTVVTRPAREGRNPKTGEVIQIKERKAVKFKPSTKLLEKF
- a CDS encoding thermonuclease family protein produces the protein MRRNSIILSFIIIFSWFSLSFAWNGQVIGVADGDTITVVKNGQKVKVRLYGIDTPEKRQPFGQKAKKFTNSLVRKKTVYVEPIDKDRYGRTVGLVYINGQNVNELLVKEGYAWVYRKYCRESFCDDWMRHEKQAQDGKLGLWADSAPVPPWEWRHKKKNDTAVADSMYHGNIKSKIFHKKSCRYYNCKDCVASFKKREKAISEGYRPCKLCKP
- a CDS encoding MucR family transcriptional regulator yields the protein MEKTLVEIAAGIVKSQAMVNPMSTEEVVDSLGKVFNTLKSLRDAEVSVDEPKEDKPVMDPKKSIKRNVIVCLECGQEFKMISPKHLESHGLTAKEYRKKYGFSARQPLCAKSLSERRSKSGKERGLPENLRKAIEARKQKGAKGSGTASGKG